A stretch of the Clavibacter sp. B3I6 genome encodes the following:
- a CDS encoding Na(+)/H(+) antiporter subunit C, translating to MSVSLTLIVIMASLYATGIYLMLERSMTRVLLGFLLVGNATNILILIMSGRVGLAPIYDPDVDPSEYADPLPQALILTAIVITFGVSAFLMALIYRSWRLANADVVTDDEDDLAMRGPRTGLGEEPTVPDDDDTEFGTNAEAAIASARKLRDNRSDLEEAIDDSADDDDDRDFRTRRAEQGNAEQGKEDDR from the coding sequence ATGAGCGTCTCCCTCACCCTCATCGTGATCATGGCCTCGCTGTACGCGACGGGCATCTACCTCATGCTCGAACGCAGCATGACGCGCGTGCTCCTCGGGTTCCTGCTCGTCGGCAACGCCACCAACATCCTCATCCTCATCATGTCCGGGCGCGTGGGCCTCGCCCCCATCTACGACCCGGACGTCGACCCGTCGGAGTACGCCGACCCGCTGCCGCAGGCGCTCATCCTCACGGCCATCGTGATCACCTTCGGCGTCTCCGCCTTCCTCATGGCCCTCATCTACCGCTCCTGGCGCCTGGCGAACGCCGACGTCGTCACGGACGACGAGGACGACCTCGCGATGCGCGGCCCCCGCACGGGCCTCGGCGAGGAGCCGACCGTCCCCGACGACGACGACACCGAGTTCGGCACCAACGCCGAGGCCGCGATCGCCTCCGCCCGGAAGCTCCGCGACAACCGCTCCGACCTGGAGGAGGCCATCGACGACTCGGCCGACGACGACGACGACCGCGACTTCCGCACGAGGCGCGCCGAGCAGGGGAACGCCGAGCAGGGGAAGGAGGACGACCGGTGA
- a CDS encoding Na+/H+ antiporter subunit A, which translates to MIVLLAVFLVASVVLPLLARVMGVRAFVVAALVPAAAFAYTVAQGPAVLPDGEVVERLEWIPSLGITLDMRMDALSWILSLVVTGVGALVLLYCARYFRSSEEGLGRFAGLLLAFAGVMYGLVLADDVFVLFTFWEATSVLSYLLIGHYTGRKASRGAALQALLVTTAGGLAMLVGLVILAAAGGTTSLAALVADPPGGPLIPVAVVLVLLGALSKSALVPFHFWLPAAMAAPTPVSAYLHAAAMVKAGIYLIARLAPGYADVPGWRVLLVSLGVATMLVGGWRALKQMDLKLVLAYGTVSQLGFLTVVVGYGTRDAALAGVALLLAHALFKATLFLVVGVVDHRAGTRDLRKISGLGRKAPVLAVITALALASMAGLPPFLGFVAKEAVLSALLLDAELGGGLGWVALVGVSLGSCLTVAYSARFMWGAFARKRGVDEVQPVHEHLDFLVPPAVLAAAGLVLGFLASSVDGWIAGYADTLPAVSSGASGEPDHTYHLALWHGLEPALLISAGTLVVGLALFRLREGVFALQSRVPAWIDAARIYWASMRLIDRVAARTTATTQRGSLPFYLGVILLVLIGSVGSALALNRSWPTTAVPFDHPAQPVIGVVMIVAAAAAARAGKRFQAVVLVGVTGYGMAALFALHGAPDLALTQVLIETITLVAFVLVLRRLPVRLGERNRSVHPVWRAAIGIAVAALMSTVAVVALGARVADPISLEFPRLAYEQGHGSNVVNVTLVDLRGWDTMGEISVLIVAATGVASLIFLNRRTDNLPRLTAPSRRSLLARLSGRRAPSDASAGAALEVEHGLDGPRMDAREAIKDARREERSPWLLAGRTLAPQNRSILLEVVVRLLFHSLIVVSVYLLFAGHNLPGGGFAGGLLAGMALVARYLAGGRYELGAAAPVDAGRVLGTGLVFAVGTAALPLVIGADALTSTWIDTEVPFLGHVEFVTSTFFDVGVYLVVVGLTLDVLRSLGAEVDRQEESDRTVEQEADGMETEQGVRV; encoded by the coding sequence GTGATCGTCCTCCTCGCGGTGTTCCTGGTCGCCTCCGTCGTCCTCCCGCTCCTCGCCCGGGTCATGGGCGTCCGCGCGTTCGTGGTCGCCGCCCTCGTGCCCGCCGCGGCCTTCGCGTACACGGTCGCGCAGGGGCCGGCCGTGCTGCCCGACGGCGAGGTCGTCGAGCGCCTCGAGTGGATCCCGTCGCTCGGCATCACCCTCGACATGCGCATGGACGCCCTGTCCTGGATCCTGTCGCTCGTCGTCACGGGCGTCGGCGCCCTCGTCCTCCTCTACTGCGCGCGCTACTTCCGCTCCAGCGAGGAGGGGCTCGGCCGGTTCGCGGGCCTGCTGCTCGCCTTCGCGGGCGTCATGTACGGCCTCGTCCTCGCCGACGACGTGTTCGTCCTCTTCACCTTCTGGGAGGCCACGAGCGTCCTCTCGTACCTGCTGATCGGCCACTACACGGGTCGGAAGGCCAGCCGCGGCGCCGCGCTGCAGGCTCTCCTCGTCACGACGGCGGGCGGGCTGGCGATGCTGGTCGGCCTCGTGATCCTCGCGGCGGCGGGCGGCACGACGAGCCTCGCCGCGCTCGTGGCGGACCCGCCCGGCGGCCCGCTCATCCCCGTCGCGGTCGTCCTGGTCCTCCTCGGCGCGCTCTCGAAGTCCGCCCTCGTCCCCTTCCACTTCTGGCTGCCGGCCGCCATGGCCGCGCCGACCCCGGTGAGCGCGTACCTGCACGCCGCAGCGATGGTGAAGGCCGGCATCTACCTCATCGCCCGCCTCGCGCCCGGCTACGCGGACGTGCCCGGGTGGCGCGTGCTCCTCGTCTCCCTCGGCGTCGCGACGATGCTCGTGGGCGGCTGGCGCGCGCTCAAGCAGATGGACCTGAAGCTCGTCCTCGCCTACGGGACGGTGAGCCAGCTCGGGTTCCTGACCGTCGTCGTCGGCTACGGCACGCGCGACGCCGCGCTCGCGGGCGTCGCGCTCCTCCTCGCGCACGCGCTCTTCAAGGCGACGCTCTTCCTCGTGGTCGGCGTCGTGGACCACCGGGCGGGCACGCGCGACCTCCGCAAGATCAGCGGACTCGGGCGGAAGGCGCCCGTGCTCGCGGTCATCACGGCCCTGGCGCTCGCGTCGATGGCGGGCCTGCCGCCCTTCCTCGGCTTCGTGGCCAAGGAGGCCGTGCTGTCGGCTCTGCTCCTCGACGCCGAGCTCGGCGGGGGACTCGGCTGGGTCGCGCTCGTCGGCGTCTCGCTCGGCTCGTGCCTCACCGTCGCCTACAGCGCCCGCTTCATGTGGGGCGCCTTCGCCCGCAAGCGCGGCGTGGACGAGGTCCAGCCCGTGCACGAGCACCTCGACTTCCTCGTGCCGCCGGCCGTGCTGGCCGCCGCCGGCCTCGTGCTCGGGTTCCTCGCGTCGAGCGTCGACGGCTGGATCGCCGGCTACGCCGACACCCTCCCGGCCGTGAGCTCCGGGGCCTCGGGCGAGCCGGACCACACGTACCACCTCGCGCTCTGGCACGGCCTGGAGCCCGCACTGCTCATCTCCGCCGGCACGCTCGTCGTCGGCCTCGCCCTGTTCCGCCTCCGCGAGGGGGTCTTCGCGCTGCAGTCGCGGGTCCCGGCCTGGATCGACGCGGCCCGCATCTACTGGGCGTCCATGCGCCTCATCGACCGGGTCGCGGCGCGCACCACGGCCACCACGCAGCGCGGCTCGCTGCCGTTCTACCTCGGCGTGATCCTGCTCGTGCTCATCGGCTCGGTGGGGTCCGCGCTCGCGCTCAACCGCTCGTGGCCCACCACCGCCGTGCCCTTCGACCACCCCGCGCAGCCCGTGATCGGCGTCGTGATGATCGTGGCCGCCGCGGCCGCCGCCCGCGCCGGCAAGCGCTTCCAGGCCGTCGTGCTCGTGGGCGTCACCGGCTACGGCATGGCCGCCCTCTTCGCCCTGCACGGCGCGCCCGACCTCGCGCTCACCCAGGTCCTCATCGAGACGATCACGCTGGTCGCCTTCGTCCTGGTGCTCCGCCGCCTGCCCGTGCGGCTGGGGGAGCGGAACCGCTCGGTGCACCCGGTGTGGCGCGCGGCCATCGGGATCGCGGTCGCGGCCCTCATGTCCACCGTCGCGGTCGTCGCCCTCGGGGCCCGGGTCGCGGATCCCATCTCCCTGGAGTTCCCGCGCCTCGCCTACGAGCAGGGCCATGGCAGCAACGTCGTCAACGTCACGCTCGTGGACCTCCGCGGCTGGGACACCATGGGCGAGATCTCGGTGCTCATCGTCGCGGCCACGGGCGTCGCGAGCCTCATCTTCCTCAACCGCCGCACGGACAACCTGCCGCGCCTCACCGCGCCGTCGCGACGCAGCCTCCTCGCGCGGCTGTCCGGGCGACGCGCGCCGTCGGACGCCTCGGCCGGCGCTGCGCTCGAAGTCGAGCACGGCCTCGACGGGCCGCGCATGGACGCGCGCGAGGCCATCAAGGACGCCCGTCGCGAGGAGCGCAGCCCCTGGCTCCTCGCCGGCCGCACGCTCGCGCCGCAGAACCGCTCGATCCTCCTCGAGGTCGTGGTCCGGCTCCTCTTCCACAGCCTCATCGTCGTGTCCGTCTACCTGCTGTTCGCCGGCCACAACCTGCCGGGCGGCGGCTTCGCGGGCGGCCTCCTCGCGGGCATGGCCCTCGTCGCGCGCTACCTCGCCGGCGGGCGCTACGAGCTCGGCGCCGCGGCCCCGGTGGACGCGGGACGGGTGCTCGGCACGGGCCTCGTCTTCGCGGTCGGCACGGCGGCGCTGCCGCTGGTGATCGGCGCCGACGCGCTGACCTCCACGTGGATCGACACCGAGGTCCCGTTCCTGGGGCACGTCGAGTTCGTCACCAGCACCTTCTTCGACGTCGGCGTCTACCTCGTAGTCGTCGGCCTGACGCTCGATGTCCTGCGGAGCCTCGGCGCCGAGGTCGACCGCCAGGAGGAGAGCGACCGCACGGTCGAGCAGGAGGCGGACGGCATGGAGACCGAGCAGGGGGTGCGCGTATGA
- the otsB gene encoding trehalose-phosphatase — protein sequence MAELTTDIQAKGGRGFPGRLFEALTELARTPRLLVALDFDGTLAPEVDDPEKARAVPEARAAVLALLALPETRVALVSGRALRSLEAVADLPDEVLLVGSHGVEIRLDSDDVELVLDEGELAQRGVLSDVLGQVADSLDEVWIEEKPAGFALHTRLATEKHSRIAHLVATQEAHAEVDGLKVRSGKDVLEFSIRQATKGEAVEHLRRYAEATAVFYAGDDVTDEDAFAALQAGDLGLKSGSGATAADFRVDGPHDVARVLQVLADLRAEPVVRPD from the coding sequence GTGGCCGAGCTCACCACCGACATCCAGGCGAAGGGCGGCCGCGGCTTCCCGGGGCGGCTGTTCGAGGCGCTCACCGAGCTCGCGCGCACCCCGCGCCTGCTGGTGGCGCTCGACTTCGACGGCACGCTCGCGCCCGAGGTCGACGACCCCGAGAAGGCGCGCGCGGTCCCCGAGGCCCGCGCGGCCGTGCTCGCGCTGCTGGCCCTGCCGGAGACGCGCGTCGCGCTGGTCTCGGGCCGGGCGCTCCGGAGCCTCGAGGCCGTGGCCGACCTGCCGGACGAGGTGCTGCTCGTCGGATCGCACGGCGTGGAGATCCGCCTCGACAGCGACGACGTCGAGCTCGTGCTCGACGAGGGCGAGCTCGCGCAGCGCGGGGTCCTCTCCGACGTGCTCGGCCAGGTCGCCGACTCGCTCGACGAGGTCTGGATCGAGGAGAAGCCCGCGGGCTTCGCCCTGCACACGCGCCTCGCCACCGAGAAGCACAGCCGCATCGCGCACCTCGTCGCGACGCAGGAGGCGCACGCGGAGGTCGACGGCCTCAAGGTGCGCTCGGGCAAGGACGTGCTCGAGTTCAGCATCCGCCAGGCCACCAAGGGCGAGGCGGTCGAGCACCTGCGCCGGTACGCCGAGGCGACTGCGGTCTTCTACGCGGGCGACGACGTCACCGACGAGGACGCGTTCGCCGCGCTCCAGGCCGGCGACCTCGGCCTCAAGAGCGGGTCGGGCGCGACGGCGGCCGACTTCCGCGTCGACGGACCGCACGACGTCGCCCGCGTGCTGCAGGTGCTCGCGGACCTCCGCGCCGAGCCGGTCGTCCGCCCGGACTGA
- a CDS encoding trehalose-6-phosphate synthase yields the protein MTPPPSSTPSATEPTTADASGVPDVEPGAYDLVVVSNRLPVDRVVAADGSTSWRHSPGGLVTALEPVMRANEGAWVGWPGIADHDVEPFVDDGISIIPVTLSEQDLAEYYEGFSNDTLWPLYHDVIAQPSYHREWWDTYVKVNQRFADAAAKAAAPGATVWVQDYQLQLVPKMLREQRPDLTIGFFNHIPFPPYGIYSQLPWRTQIIEGLLGADVIGFQRVADAGNFTRAVRRLFGYTTRGTTVDVPVRGGIALTVPGTKPSKPVRELRTRPVVAKHYPISIDARSYEEMAKDPAVQERARQIRADLGDPETILLGVDRLDYTKGIGHRLKAFGELLAEGRVKVEDATLVQVASPSRERVETYRQLRDEIELTVGRINGDYGSISHTAISYLHHGYPKEEMVALCLAADVMLVTALRDGMNLVAKEYVATKHSNEGVLVLSEFAGAADELKAALLVNPHDIEGLKEAILRAIEMPRAEQRKRMRSLRKRVFENDVAAWSSAFLADLGRTHAASIHEGPDEEVVEPLMDEGW from the coding sequence GTGACTCCGCCACCCTCATCCACGCCCTCCGCGACCGAGCCGACGACCGCCGACGCGAGCGGCGTCCCCGACGTCGAGCCCGGCGCCTACGACCTGGTCGTCGTCTCCAACCGCCTCCCCGTCGACCGCGTGGTCGCCGCCGACGGCTCCACCTCCTGGCGGCACTCGCCGGGCGGCCTGGTCACGGCCCTCGAGCCCGTCATGCGCGCCAACGAGGGCGCGTGGGTCGGCTGGCCGGGCATCGCCGACCACGACGTCGAGCCCTTCGTCGACGACGGCATCTCGATCATCCCCGTCACGCTCAGCGAGCAGGACCTCGCCGAGTACTACGAGGGCTTCTCGAACGACACGCTGTGGCCGCTCTACCACGACGTCATCGCGCAGCCGAGCTACCACCGGGAGTGGTGGGACACCTACGTCAAGGTCAACCAGCGGTTCGCCGACGCGGCCGCGAAGGCCGCGGCTCCCGGCGCCACCGTCTGGGTACAGGACTACCAGCTGCAGCTCGTGCCGAAGATGCTCCGCGAGCAGCGGCCCGACCTCACCATCGGCTTCTTCAACCACATCCCGTTCCCGCCCTACGGCATCTACTCGCAGCTGCCGTGGCGCACGCAGATCATCGAGGGCCTCCTCGGCGCCGACGTCATCGGCTTCCAGCGGGTCGCCGACGCCGGCAACTTCACGCGCGCCGTCCGCCGGCTCTTCGGGTACACGACGCGCGGGACCACCGTCGACGTGCCCGTGCGCGGCGGCATCGCGCTCACCGTCCCCGGCACCAAGCCGTCGAAGCCCGTGCGCGAGCTCCGCACGCGCCCGGTCGTGGCCAAGCACTACCCGATCTCCATCGACGCGCGCAGCTACGAGGAGATGGCCAAGGACCCGGCCGTCCAGGAGCGCGCCCGCCAGATCCGCGCCGACCTCGGCGACCCGGAGACGATCCTCCTGGGGGTCGACCGGCTCGACTACACGAAGGGCATCGGCCACCGTCTGAAGGCGTTCGGCGAGCTCCTCGCCGAGGGCCGCGTGAAGGTGGAGGACGCGACGCTCGTGCAGGTCGCGAGCCCCAGCCGGGAGCGCGTCGAGACGTACCGCCAGCTGCGGGACGAGATCGAGCTCACGGTCGGCCGCATCAACGGCGACTACGGCTCCATCAGCCACACCGCCATCAGCTACCTGCACCACGGGTACCCGAAGGAGGAGATGGTCGCGCTGTGCCTCGCGGCCGACGTGATGCTCGTCACCGCCCTCCGCGACGGCATGAACCTGGTCGCCAAGGAGTACGTCGCCACGAAGCACTCGAACGAGGGCGTGCTCGTGCTGAGCGAGTTCGCGGGCGCCGCGGACGAGCTGAAGGCCGCGCTCCTCGTCAACCCGCACGACATCGAGGGCCTCAAGGAGGCGATCCTCCGCGCCATCGAGATGCCGAGGGCCGAGCAGCGCAAGCGCATGCGCTCGCTCCGCAAGCGCGTCTTCGAGAACGACGTCGCGGCCTGGTCGAGCGCGTTCCTCGCCGACCTCGGCCGCACGCACGCCGCCTCGATCCACGAGGGGCCCGACGAAGAGGTCGTCGAGCCGCTCATGGACGAGGGCTGGTAG
- a CDS encoding fructosamine kinase family protein: MTAAASGGHDGGDAYRKERADAPRGFFEAEAAGLAWLAEAELAGGARVVRVRAVAPGRIDLERLVPARPTREAARAFGTALAATHAAGAPAFGSPPAGLDGPAFIGRQPLSVRGAGDGDPEEGWGAWYARERVLPYLRRAVDAGHATPAQAADVERACAAAADGRFDDDAPPARIHGDLWSGNVQWTADGAVLIDPAAHGGHRETDLAMLALFGCPGLDLILGAYAETGSLAPGWQVRVPLHQLHPLAVHAASHGPSYGDALHDAARAVLRM, from the coding sequence ATGACGGCTGCGGCATCGGGCGGGCACGACGGCGGGGATGCGTACCGGAAGGAGCGCGCGGACGCCCCGCGCGGGTTCTTCGAGGCCGAGGCCGCGGGCCTCGCCTGGCTGGCCGAGGCGGAGCTGGCCGGGGGAGCGCGCGTGGTCCGCGTGCGCGCGGTCGCGCCCGGCCGCATCGACCTCGAGCGCCTGGTCCCCGCGCGGCCCACGCGCGAGGCGGCCCGGGCGTTCGGCACGGCGCTCGCCGCGACGCACGCCGCCGGCGCTCCCGCGTTCGGATCCCCGCCCGCCGGCCTCGACGGACCCGCGTTCATCGGGCGGCAGCCGCTGTCGGTCCGGGGCGCGGGCGACGGCGACCCGGAAGAGGGGTGGGGTGCCTGGTACGCCCGCGAGCGCGTGCTGCCGTACCTGCGCCGGGCGGTCGACGCCGGCCACGCGACGCCCGCGCAGGCCGCCGACGTGGAGCGCGCGTGCGCGGCCGCCGCCGACGGCCGGTTCGACGACGACGCGCCGCCCGCGCGGATCCACGGCGACCTGTGGTCCGGCAACGTGCAGTGGACGGCCGACGGGGCGGTCCTCATCGACCCGGCCGCGCACGGCGGCCACCGGGAGACCGACCTCGCCATGCTCGCGCTCTTCGGCTGCCCGGGCCTCGACCTGATCCTCGGCGCCTACGCGGAGACCGGCTCCCTCGCGCCCGGCTGGCAGGTCCGCGTGCCGCTTCACCAGCTGCATCCGCTCGCCGTGCACGCCGCGTCGCACGGCCCGTCCTACGGCGACGCGCTGCACGACGCGGCGCGGGCCGTCCTCCGCATGTGA
- a CDS encoding sugar phosphate isomerase/epimerase, producing MIRVGMSTTCVYPQPVAAAFSMARRAGFDGVEIMVTNDEVTQDAAALRALSEEHGLPILSIHAPVLLLTHFVWGRDPQVKLERSAELAHAVGAPAVVVHPPFRWQAGYAESFLDIVRSIQTSTGVEIAVENMFPWQVAGRSMKAYAPGWDPTAMDCDATTLDFSHASLSGQDALEMAKALGPRLRHVHLCDGSGSQDDGRVFDEHLLPGRGTQPVAETLRWLAEQGWQGGVVAEVNTRKAKTEEQRLAMLIETREFAQRQLRLDTAPERTPVAPPAVSGYQRLRTALRRER from the coding sequence GTGATCCGTGTCGGAATGAGCACGACCTGCGTATACCCCCAGCCCGTCGCCGCCGCCTTCTCCATGGCGAGGCGCGCGGGCTTCGACGGCGTCGAGATCATGGTGACGAACGACGAGGTCACCCAGGACGCCGCGGCCCTCCGCGCGCTGTCGGAGGAGCACGGGCTGCCGATCCTCTCCATCCACGCGCCGGTCCTGCTGCTCACGCACTTCGTGTGGGGGCGGGATCCGCAGGTGAAGCTGGAGAGGTCCGCCGAGCTCGCGCACGCGGTCGGCGCGCCCGCCGTCGTCGTCCACCCGCCGTTCCGCTGGCAGGCCGGGTACGCCGAGTCGTTCCTCGACATCGTGCGCTCCATCCAGACGTCGACCGGCGTCGAGATCGCCGTCGAGAACATGTTCCCGTGGCAGGTCGCCGGACGCAGCATGAAGGCGTACGCGCCCGGCTGGGATCCCACCGCCATGGACTGCGACGCCACGACGCTCGACTTCTCCCACGCCTCGCTCTCCGGCCAGGACGCCCTCGAGATGGCCAAGGCCCTCGGCCCGCGCCTGCGCCACGTGCACCTGTGCGACGGATCCGGCTCGCAGGACGACGGCCGCGTCTTCGACGAGCACCTCCTCCCGGGCCGCGGCACGCAGCCCGTCGCGGAGACGCTCCGCTGGCTCGCCGAGCAGGGCTGGCAGGGGGGCGTCGTCGCCGAGGTCAACACCCGCAAGGCCAAGACCGAGGAGCAGCGGCTCGCCATGCTCATCGAGACCCGCGAGTTCGCGCAGCGGCAGCTCCGGCTCGACACCGCGCCGGAGAGGACGCCCGTGGCGCCGCCCGCGGTCTCCGGGTACCAGCGGCTCCGGACGGCTCTGCGTCGCGAGCGGTGA
- a CDS encoding putative quinol monooxygenase translates to MSTTVHLEIQVDGSRLGDVADVLAETLQATRAFAGNEGLEVLVDDADPARMIVVEQWASTADHDAYVAWRATPEGAARLGEVLAAPPVTRVFSGRIALAL, encoded by the coding sequence ATGAGCACCACCGTGCACCTCGAGATCCAGGTCGACGGGAGCCGCCTCGGCGACGTCGCCGACGTCCTCGCCGAGACCCTGCAGGCCACCCGCGCCTTCGCGGGCAACGAGGGCCTCGAGGTCCTCGTCGACGACGCCGACCCCGCCCGCATGATCGTCGTCGAGCAGTGGGCGTCCACCGCCGACCACGACGCCTACGTCGCCTGGCGCGCCACCCCGGAGGGCGCGGCGCGCCTCGGCGAGGTGCTCGCGGCACCGCCCGTGACCCGCGTCTTCAGCGGCCGCATCGCGCTCGCGCTGTAG
- a CDS encoding YhgE/Pip family protein, with protein sequence MTTRSVRRRLAVALVAIVPLAVAGLFIGSLSDVATGVERVPAAIVNQDEMVQQTAPDGTESPVLAGRLLVTQLTSDDNQAFDWTITNADEARRMLDDGEVYAVLTVPEDFSASIVSLSTDAPERAQITVETDDAHGYLTGAATQAVGVGMTSVFGNAITSQFVSGIYTTFGSLKGSLTDAGAGADQLADGATQLSSGATQLGDGITQLGDGLGQSEQGASQLADGLGTYTGGVGQLSSGLDRLQEGAAGLSQVSDGVGQYAGGAGQIAQQVAGIRQQLAADPQTAPLAAQLQPLEQGLDQYAAQGRTLATQAAAGIQGVQQGIGQSASGASQLAANGGALVSGARQLGDGLGQLRAGATGAATGAGDLATGADALSSGATELGTGLTQGAEQIPSLDADQASSASGVVADPVGLTVERENEIGSPGDAVAAIFVPVGLWLGAFATFLVLRPAARRLLASSAATGRVMGRVLARAGLIALAQVVLLVALVHAALGLSLALLPATLGFAAVTAAAFTAIHYLLRQALGRTGLVVSLILLALQAAAMGGVIPLQLVAGPFQAISPFLPLTHAVAGMQAIIAGGAPGVAWGSAGVLAVFLLLSLAVSYLVTRRSRRARSLGLVPGAAPSSVAVAV encoded by the coding sequence ATGACCACCCGCTCCGTACGCCGCCGGCTCGCCGTCGCCCTCGTGGCGATCGTGCCCCTCGCGGTCGCCGGCCTCTTCATCGGCTCCCTCTCCGACGTCGCGACGGGCGTCGAGCGGGTGCCGGCCGCCATCGTCAACCAGGACGAGATGGTCCAGCAGACGGCGCCGGACGGCACCGAGTCGCCCGTCCTCGCCGGCCGCCTGCTCGTCACGCAGCTGACCTCCGACGACAACCAGGCCTTCGACTGGACCATCACGAACGCGGACGAGGCGCGGCGCATGCTCGACGACGGCGAGGTCTACGCGGTGCTGACCGTGCCGGAGGACTTCTCCGCGTCGATCGTGTCGCTGTCGACGGACGCGCCCGAGCGGGCGCAGATCACCGTGGAGACCGACGACGCGCACGGCTACCTGACGGGCGCGGCGACGCAGGCCGTGGGCGTCGGCATGACGAGCGTCTTCGGCAACGCGATCACGTCCCAGTTCGTCTCCGGCATCTACACGACCTTCGGCAGCCTCAAGGGCTCGCTCACCGATGCCGGCGCGGGCGCCGACCAGCTCGCCGACGGCGCGACCCAGCTCTCCTCAGGCGCGACGCAGCTCGGCGACGGGATCACGCAGCTCGGCGACGGCCTCGGCCAGTCCGAGCAGGGCGCGTCGCAGCTCGCCGACGGCCTCGGCACGTACACGGGCGGCGTCGGGCAGCTCTCCTCCGGGCTCGACCGGCTGCAGGAGGGGGCCGCCGGGCTGTCGCAGGTGTCCGACGGGGTCGGGCAGTACGCGGGCGGGGCCGGGCAGATCGCCCAGCAGGTCGCGGGGATCCGGCAGCAGCTCGCCGCCGACCCGCAGACCGCGCCGCTCGCCGCGCAGCTCCAGCCGCTCGAGCAGGGCCTCGACCAGTACGCCGCGCAGGGCAGGACCCTCGCGACGCAGGCCGCGGCCGGGATCCAGGGCGTGCAGCAGGGCATCGGCCAGAGCGCGTCCGGCGCGTCGCAGCTCGCGGCGAACGGCGGCGCCCTCGTCTCCGGCGCGCGCCAGCTGGGCGACGGCCTCGGCCAGCTCCGCGCCGGCGCGACCGGCGCGGCCACCGGCGCGGGCGACCTCGCCACGGGCGCCGACGCGCTCTCCTCGGGCGCGACCGAGCTCGGCACCGGCCTCACGCAGGGGGCGGAGCAGATCCCGTCGCTCGACGCCGACCAGGCCTCCTCCGCCTCGGGCGTCGTCGCCGACCCGGTCGGCCTCACGGTCGAGCGCGAGAACGAGATCGGCAGTCCGGGCGACGCCGTCGCGGCGATCTTCGTGCCCGTCGGCCTGTGGCTCGGCGCCTTCGCGACGTTCCTCGTACTGCGTCCGGCCGCGCGCCGGCTGCTCGCGTCCTCGGCCGCGACGGGCCGCGTGATGGGCCGCGTGCTCGCGCGCGCCGGCCTGATCGCCCTCGCGCAGGTCGTGCTCCTCGTCGCGCTGGTGCACGCGGCGCTCGGGCTGTCGCTCGCGCTGCTGCCCGCCACCCTCGGCTTCGCGGCGGTGACCGCGGCGGCCTTCACGGCGATCCACTACCTGCTCCGGCAGGCGCTCGGGCGCACGGGCCTCGTGGTGTCGCTGATCCTGCTGGCCCTGCAGGCGGCGGCCATGGGCGGCGTGATCCCGCTCCAGCTGGTGGCCGGGCCGTTCCAGGCCATCAGCCCGTTCCTGCCGCTGACCCACGCGGTCGCGGGCATGCAGGCGATCATCGCGGGCGGCGCCCCGGGCGTCGCCTGGGGGTCGGCGGGAGTCCTCGCGGTGTTCCTGCTGCTGAGCCTCGCGGTGTCGTACCTCGTGACCCGTCGCTCGCGCCGGGCGCGGAGCCTCGGGCTGGTGCCCGGCGCGGCGCCGTCGTCGGTGGCCGTCGCCGTGTGA